The window CCAATTTATCACAGAAGTCATGTtacctattttatttaaattactttatacaTTAGATTAtaaatgtgaacacacacatattgtGATCTCCTGATCTgatataattgtttattaattattgacCTTAAAACCAATTTCTTTTTCACATCTCCCACAGAGTGAGTGAGACAGAAAAAAACCCTTTCCATGGAACGCAACCGGACACCAGATGGGGAAAACCATTCAAATCTACAAAAACATTCCTCActacattttaataaagaaagaaaaagtcctagtgaaaacaaacaaaaaacatcagaCACTGTTAGTCTAAGTCACTTCCCTGCTGGTTATGGACTGATGATGCAAgtaaaccatttaaaataattttctgaggaatagttcaaccaaaacagAGCATCAAAATGAGCTTGCTTCTTAATTGGAACAGATAAAGAGTTGGAGAAACTTGCTCATCActgggtcctctgcagtgaatgggtgtcatcttaatgagagtccaaacataataataaataattcattcacAATCCAGACAATTAcagtctatcaattaacatcttaaaaaaatgaaaagcttCATTTTGGGAGAATTATTACTTTAAGGATTTTGTCAACTTTTCAGGAATCAAAGCAGTAGCTGCTTCATACTGATGCAGTTATTTTGCCATTCATTAATAAATTCAAACACATGTAAATAATGGTCTTCAttctaatatacattttattaaataattaaaaagaggaaGCAGATTGTTGGAGCGCATGATCTGTGACTGATGAATGTGAAACATCAACATCACAGTGGCTCCCCCTTATGTTTACATAACTCCATCAATACATACagcttgttttatatatatatatatatatacatatatatatatatatatatatatatatacacattcacatGTTGCAAATGATTATGGATTTATCTGCATCATGCAGACTTATGGAAATACAATAAACAAATGAACCAAACAGTGTTTCGAATCACCACAATGCAAATTTAATACAGAAATGTTTTactgatttgtttttaaaagtgctCACATTTAAGATGAAGCTAAATCAGTTGACTGAGaatcataaataaaaattctatgaGGCAGCATTATTAGACATGTACTTGAAAAAGATTGTCAGAAGCCAAGAAATTATGTCTGAACCAAATAActgttttaagaaatgttttaaagctGTTTCACGTATTGTTCAAAGTAGGCTTAAGGCTTGATTTGACATTTGTTTGCATTGTTGATGTCATGTGTTGCTTTAGACAGCAAGATTCCTGCGTCTCACTGCCCATGTGGTCACAGCTACAATAAAGCATATAACCATAATTaccacacacagagagatgaCAAGAACTGTTAAATTCACGCCTGGGTTTGATATTCCTGGGGGTTTTGGATCAGGCAGGATCTTTGAAGCTTGAGCAATGTTGGAGGTTTCGGATTTTGCATTTTGTTCATCCTCCGACTGAACCGCAAAGAAGAGTGTGGTCCCATTTTGGATTGGGAAACTGAGATTGAATGAATGTTGTTCAACTGATCCAGCCTCGTGAGGAGAGACGGCAGCTGTGTTCACTACATGACCATTGCTGAAGTTCTTTCGAAGCATATCAAGGTCAAAGCTCCACCTGATCTCATAGGATTTAGCTTGAAGGaaaacaaacaagcaatgcaggacaataaaatatttaattattcttatttttgtaattattgatttaatgatctttaaaacaacttttatttttgtccATAATGATTTTAAACTGATGAAAAACCTTTCAAATACTGGTACAGTAAGTGCATATTTTACCTGTGCCTTGGTCGAGGTCCTCTCCAGGTGCCGTCCAGCTGAGAATCACAGTGTCCTCCTGGATCTCAGCACTCAGATCTGTGATTCTGTTGGGAGGGAAGTTTGGTGGAGTTGTGCCCGAAAGTTTCACCTCAAAACTCTCTCCGGTGGCTGTTCTGGTGAAGTTTCCCACCTCAAGAGGTTCCTCAGAAACTGGAGGCTTTGGAGGGTTCAGCTGCACTACACCTGAAATTAGACGAACCAGTATATAATACTGTACATCCAtgtgtatttaaattaattattaaattaaataatataacttGTACTGGAAAGCAGTTAACTGAATGATCAAAATATCAAATAGTGATCAATGATACTTAATTAGGGCTGAGCAAGTTAACGCGTCATTATCAGGTTaacatattttctgattaatgcacacgaatattttatttttacgttttttttattattaaagtccgttgctcactggctctgaatacacatacagacaaatcatgggtcacaggaggggatgtcccaatcaaattatttaggcttagCATcaacaaaccactgtccactgttttttaacagaaaaataacagGGACTGCTAAACGGAGCTTTAGGGGTTAACCATGCTCTGGAACGGTTAAGACTGtctagtgtgagcacaccctatTTATTCTCCCACATTCTGCACACACAAATCTCTACACGGCCATCATGTGTTGTCCCGTGCCATACTCTTCTGTGATGGTCTTGCGATCTTGCAAGTCTCTAATAGGaagatgcctgttataatgttattattGAGGCTCTGGACTTTGATCATAActtgtttttatatatagaactatatttgttttatatttaatttaattacattaatgttatacgTTGaaatttaggctacaataaatatttaaactgctACTATGTCAAATGAATTATTGTAATaactgtaaaaagcaccttaatTGTTTATAGTGTTTGcgttattacatttttgttcatatagcagtatgcctacaattaaatgaaaaaagtgcacactacactacttttgaatgcattattagttttgtgcataacaaagTGATTCattgcgattaatcacagacaataatgcgattaatcatgattaaaaatgtaatcgttgcccagcactatatttaatatgaaaataaacgtAATTCACTTATGTTAGATTTGTTTGATGTCATTGATATTATTCCAAAATATTGATCTCAGGGTTTACCGTTTACCACATATCCAGGTACGTATGGGGCACTGCTCTTTTTGGTGGAAGCAAATCTGGTTTGTCCACCTTGATTCTTCACTCTTACTTTCAAGCTGCTTCTCCCATTTACAATCTTTGTGAAATATCTGGAATAGATTCCATCACCCTGAAAAGCATCAGCTCCTGTAAAAGATGTATCTCTGATTTATGTGGGCACAATCTGAAGATGTACcttactgtttgtttatttatattttaagttgaGTGCACACTTATGGGTAATTTACCTGCTCCATTGTCCAGGAGTTGTAATGTATGCACGGACCCAGTTTCTGACTCAAGTGTAGCCCACACTTCAGCATTTATTACAGGCCTGTAATTCTGACTAACCTCAGTAAACACTGTCATGGGTTTAGAGCCGTCATTGAACTGCTGGTTCATATGGGTTTTTACAATAATAGGAGGAACATCAGCACGTGCCGCTTGACTCGTTACTGTTATAGTGAAAGCCTGATTTGAGGAGGTTTGGACAGTGTACTTCCAGTCCCCAGGCTACCAAAGACAAGAAAGTAAAAGCAGATCAGTTAGGGTTTGCTGTAAATGTAGTCATCAGTGAAACACTCCTCCTCAGTCTTAGTAGAATTATCCTTTGAAGGTATTTTGATAATGTCTATCTAAAACTCTTAGCCCAGATGACTTTATTGAGTTATGACTACACGTTTACATGTTTATGGTCTGACCTACAGTGTAAAAGTAACAAATAAATTGTGATAAAGGTTGTCTCACCTCTGCAGTTCCTGGAACGTTTAAAGTGACTGCTTTCAGCAATTCATCATGACTCATATTTGTCTGAGTGTAGATTGAGCCACTTGGTGATTGTATGTAAACACTAGGAAAACTTTTTTCATAGATTATTACAAATCTGGTTTTGTTCCCAACAGTCTGATCCACTGATACTGTCCCATTGAACCAACCAGATGTCCTTGCTCCAACACTCTCGAGCTAAGAAagtgataaaaatgtatatgattatAATACTCCTAACATTAATGACACACTCAGGGTAATAAATGTATCATGGGCAATGAGTAAAACCTTGACAAAcctgaactggttcttttgtgtAATCTCCCGTTGATAATGTTAGTGAGGCAAACGCATCCATTAACTGGTTGGAGGTCAATTCATCACTGGCATAAATGAATTTTCCTCCTGGAAacatttttccattgaaaaatcAACTTGTGCTTATTTAATATACTCTGGGACAGATACAGTAAATAATTAATGCTGATAAAACTTACCAGTTTTGTTCGCCATTTCTGTAAGTGCATTAGCTGCACTGTTACTAAAAGCAAGTGTGTGTATAATGGCACCACTTTGTATTGCAGATGGAGCACAATCATCAATGTCGTCTGTTGCCTGACCATCTGTCAGAAAAATTATTTCATCTCCTAATACATCCCCATTGTCCTTTTGAAGTACCTGAAGAAAAATGATCACTGAAATAGAACTATGTACACTTCATACGtcacaaacataaaacataaaacaatgcataatagTACACTTAATATGGCACCTGTAAGCCTTGCCTAAGGCCCAAACACATGTTTGTTGATCCACTTGCTACTGTTGGCAAAAGTTTGATAAGATTCTCTCTTGTGGTGTCGCTGTCAATAGTAGTCAAAGGGCTCAGTGTTGAAGCAGCAGTACTAAAGGTTACAATTCCAACACTGGCTTGATCCTCAATGTAGATCCGTAGGAATTGTGTGGCAGCCTGTCGCTGTTGAAGAATTCTTGAGCCCTAGAAAATGGATGTAATAGATGAAAATGGAttggaaaaaaacatacatttctttcaaaattatttatcaaatttattttaaagcattggTAACATGAAAAGGTTGTCATGGTAGCTTCTTTGTTTTCAGATGAAGGTAATGTCTGTTATTACTTGCATGCTTCCTGAGACATCAAGGATGAGACAAACGACCCGCTGTGCTCTCTGCACA is drawn from Carassius auratus strain Wakin chromosome 40, ASM336829v1, whole genome shotgun sequence and contains these coding sequences:
- the LOC113058318 gene encoding calcium-activated chloride channel regulator 3A-1-like; this translates as MDSRSVYVLLWMFLLSPSSGIKLEGNGYVDIIIAISSRVPQDDMLIDKIKEMVTEGSYYLYDALDEMVYFKEATILVPPQWNSKDFIKARTESFEKAQIKIDNDNSANNVEPYTKQYGECGEEGDYIHFTPKYLLNDTFIQLYGSRGRVFVHEWAHLRWGVYDENSEEQPFYHSNGHIEATRCSKDIEGLFYEVTAGGSLQSCRIDPQTALPDDRCMFFPDRNQITGSSIMFLPSLDPVTAFCRENEHNYEAPNLQNKKCGNKATWTVIFEDSVDKDALRSLKPLQSPPPPPSFKVVQRAQRVVCLILDVSGSMQGSRILQQRQAATQFLRIYIEDQASVGIVTFSTAASTLSPLTTIDSDTTRENLIKLLPTVASGSTNMCLGLRQGLQVLQKDNGDVLGDEIIFLTDGQATDDIDDCAPSAIQSGAIIHTLAFSNSAANALTEMANKTGGKFIYASDELTSNQLMDAFASLTLSTGDYTKEPVQLESVGARTSGWFNGTVSVDQTVGNKTRFVIIYEKSFPSVYIQSPSGSIYTQTNMSHDELLKAVTLNVPGTAEPGDWKYTVQTSSNQAFTITVTSQAARADVPPIIVKTHMNQQFNDGSKPMTVFTEVSQNYRPVINAEVWATLESETGSVHTLQLLDNGAGADAFQGDGIYSRYFTKIVNGRSSLKVRVKNQGGQTRFASTKKSSAPYVPGYVVNGVVQLNPPKPPVSEEPLEVGNFTRTATGESFEVKLSGTTPPNFPPNRITDLSAEIQEDTVILSWTAPGEDLDQGTAKSYEIRWSFDLDMLRKNFSNGHVVNTAAVSPHEAGSVEQHSFNLSFPIQNGTTLFFAVQSEDEQNAKSETSNIAQASKILPDPKPPGISNPGVNLTVLVISLCVVIMVICFIVAVTTWAVRRRNLAV